A stretch of the Hydra vulgaris chromosome 09, alternate assembly HydraT2T_AEP genome encodes the following:
- the LOC136085543 gene encoding uncharacterized protein LOC136085543 has protein sequence MNGSTVYLFNKGTRFVLINEEDAFYKLEEEIKHSITINYDPTQTFMTKFEKLLCRLRKQKKLDNKTYFQMYPSDCVPPRLYGVIKAHKQEKNYPMRPVVSTIGTPPYGSSEHLVKIIQPTLNKNKTRLSNSSSFVNEAKSWLIDPSEIQVSFDVVALYPSIPIDRAIPVIIDILNSDIDNLKKRTKLILSDIHEMIELCLNQFYFLYKNEIRSIPNSGPIGLSLMVVVAEAFLQHLETKALIIAELLNEQDPAIKYTSEKEDNKKELNFLDITVTNTDNSCYNFKIHRKSAITNIKIKPTSNVNPKLVVGVFKGFVSRAVKICSKNYLDDEIQFLVNMFAENGHDRLKLETTA, from the exons atgaacGGTTCAACAGTTTATCTGTTTAATAAAGGAACAAGATTTGTACTTATAAACGAAGAGGACgcattttataaattagaagAGGAAATTAAACACTCAATAACTATCAACTATGACCCGACTCAAACCTTTATGACTAAATTCGAGAAACTATTATGCAGGttacgaaaacaaaaaaagttagataACAAGACTTATTTTCAAATGTACCCTTCTGACTGCGTACCTCCACGTTTATATGGAGTCATAAAAGCTCACAAGCAAGAAAAGAACTATCCAATGCGGCCAGTCGTTTCTACTATAGGTACCCCACCATATGGATCATCAGAGCATcttgtaaaaattatacaaccaaccttaaacaaaaacaaaacaagattaTCAAACTCCTCCTCGTTTGTCAACGAAGCAAAATCTTGGTTAATTGATCCTAGTGAAATTCAAGTCTCTTTTGATGTGGTGGCGTTATATCCCTCCATTCCAATTGACAGAGCGATTCCTGTGATTATCGATATTTTAAACAGCGATattgataatcttaaaaaaagaaccAAACTAATTCTTAGTGATATACATGAAATGATCGAACTCTGCCTtaaccaattttattttttatacaaaaatgagATAAGATCTATACCGAATTCGGGGCCTATAGGTCTGTCCTTAATGGTCGTAGTTGCCGAAGCGTTTTTACAGCATTTGGAAACGAAAGCTCTTATCATTGCTGAG TTGTTAAATGAACAAGATCCAGCAATAAAATATACTTCGGAAAAAGAagacaataaaaaagaattaaacttCTTGGATATAACTGTAACCAATACTGATAACTCATGCTATAACTTCAAAATCCATCGAAAATCGGCTatcactaatataaaaataaaaccaacatCAAACGTTAATCCAAAATTAGTTGTGggtgtttttaaaggttttgtaTCTCGTGCCGTTAAAATTTGTTCCAAAAATTACCTTGATGATGAAATACAGTTTTTAGTAAACATGTTTGCAGAAAATGGGCACGATAGATTAAAGCTTGAAACAACTGCTTAG